The Candidatus Nezhaarchaeota archaeon genome includes a region encoding these proteins:
- a CDS encoding QueT transporter family protein, producing MKRKASPAGTKRAALIGIYAALYAALVYAFAPISFYALQFRVAGVLRPAIAKDWRLAIGYALGVVLGNLVSPFVGAWELLFMPATSFVAGVLGYLAARLAPNYDYYVCGAVIAVIIPLSVSFMLAQLFNLPMLLTLPPLLVSEQTVNFIGATVFRSIERRGFVWWR from the coding sequence GAAGAGGGCAGCCCTAATAGGCATCTACGCTGCCCTATACGCTGCTCTCGTCTACGCCTTCGCCCCCATATCATTCTACGCGCTGCAGTTTAGAGTCGCAGGAGTCCTTAGGCCGGCTATTGCGAAGGACTGGAGGCTAGCGATAGGCTACGCGCTTGGAGTAGTCTTAGGCAACTTAGTTAGCCCGTTCGTAGGCGCCTGGGAGCTCCTATTCATGCCAGCCACGTCCTTCGTCGCGGGCGTGCTCGGCTACTTAGCTGCGAGGCTAGCGCCTAACTACGACTACTATGTTTGTGGAGCAGTGATCGCCGTGATTATTCCGCTATCGGTAAGCTTCATGCTAGCGCAGCTATTCAACTTACCAATGCTCCTAACCCTGCCTCCCCTATTGGTGAGCGAGCAGACCGTGAACTTCATAGGAGCCACGGTCTTTAGGTCTATTGAGAGGAGGGGCTTCGTGTGGTGGAGGTAA